Part of the Pyrobaculum calidifontis JCM 11548 genome, TGAAATACGCCAACGTTGAGTTCAGGAGGAGGCTCATCCACTCCCTCATGGGCCCATACAACGACATGTCCCCCTCCGAGGTCCAGCTACTCCTCGAGGACTGGGGGTGGGACATAGACGGCGCAATAGCCCTCTCGAAAAACCAGTTGGACCGACTTGTGGCATACGCATATGGGCCAATGACCTATGAAAATGTGACAGACGCCATCTACACGCTAGTGGCCCAGTACTTCTACAGCTCGCGCCAGCGGAGGCCAACTCTCCCCGAACCAGCCGTGAGGGCGTTGATAAGCAAGGTGCTAGAAGCAAGGCCTTGGAAAGAGGCTGCAGAAGCCGCCGGGCTACGCAGAGGAGACTTAATGCTAATCTTGAGAGAAATCGCCAAAGTCCTCCTCTTCTACTACTACGGAGGAGAATTCGAAGTGCCCCTATTCGTCGTGGGGACAGTCAAAGGGCGAGAAAAAGACTAGTGGCGAAAGCCGACGCCTAATATGTACAGCCCAGCGCTGAGTATATAACCCCGTCTCTTGCGGCGTAGCATTGCGCCTCTGCGGCTTGTTCCGCGTTTGTAGAAACATGTTCCGCGTTTTGTTCCTCGCGTAGTCTAAATAAGCTCCCTGTACGGTTGAGACACATGCCCAACTACAAACTACTACTGGTACTGGCCGTGGCGCTAGTGGCGTTCGCCAGCGCTACTAATACGAATACCACAAGCTTTGACTTATGGCTCAAGTGCAAGGCCATTGAGCTCTACTTAAACGTCACGGGGGCCAATGCCACAATTCCATGCGACCAAGCACTAAAACAGGTAAGAACAGTTAATTTTACAAAGGCGCCATTGCCAATGATAGGCGTTGGAGAATTGAGAAAGTTAAATGTGTCTAACCCAGGGCAAGTCTTCAACGAACTCAAGGAGATTAGGAGAAAGGCCTTGGCCAATCTGACTGCCCACGTGAAGAAAGTACAGCACATGACTTTGAGAGAGTTAAACACCACCGGGCTAGAGGAGGCCTACAATGCCACAGGTCGCGCAGTAGAGACGTTAGGCCGCGTGGCAACACTCTTGAGGAAAGTCAACGCCTCTCCCGTGGCCGTGGTTGCTGTAGAGAGAGACTTGGAGTGGATAAATGCCACTCGCCGACTTCTATGGACTTTGCGGCAAGGCGATAGGTGGATTATAACAGCGGTTGGCAATGCCTCCGACGCGGAGATTGAGGAGGCGTTGAAGAGAGTGGAGGAGCTTAGGAGAGAGTGGGCCGCCTTGTGGGATAGGCTCGAAGAGTACAAACTGGCTTGGCGAGAGTTAGTCCGAAAGCGGGCGGAGAGGTGGCTAAATGAGACAAACTCAACCCTCTGGGACATATGGATAGCGGCAAGATTAAACCGCGGCGAAGTGGTAAAGTACATCAGAGCTGAAAACTTGACGGCGATAAGAGAAATAGCCCAGAAGACAAAAAGGGAGCGCCCAGACATCGTAGAAAGAGAAATTAGGGAAGCAGTCGAAAGAGGTAAAGGACAAGCTGGTCGCGGCCGCTAAACCCCAATTTTTATACCCCTCCCCTTCTTTCTTACATGTCGGCATTGCTCAATCTCACTGCTCCGCCGGTTTTGCTCTTGTTTTTGCCGGCGGCTTTGGTTGGCAATTATACGCTTCCCGTCCCTCCGGCGTCTGAGGTGGCGGCTTTTTCGCTCGACGGGGCTCCTCTGCCCACCTGGGTCTTGAACGGGACGCTCTACGTGTTGCAAGGCGGCGAGCCGGCGGTGGCCGTTTATGTGCCGAGGTTTTTCAACTCCAGCGGAGTCTACAGCGTGACCGTAGAAGGCCCCTTTGTGGCACAGGCGCCGCCCGGGGTAATGGTGATAGAGGCTAGGCCACAGCCGGCGAGGGTGGCTGTGAACAAGACGGGGCTATACCTATACTTTGACACAGGAGCCACAATTGTCTACCAAGCCTTCACCATACAGCCGACTCCGACGGCAAGCCCACCTCAAACTACGCAGACTACGACGATAAGCCCACCTCCAGCGACGACCAGTACGCCGCCTCATGCCACAACCACCACGACGCCCTCGACTACAACAACGCCTAGTCCAACCTCCACCGCTACGCCAACCCCTACAGCGCCAGTTGAGTGGTTGCTTGCAATCGTTTTAGTGATCGTCGTAGTGGTGATAGTGGCAATAGTCAGAAGTAGAAAGAGGTGGCGTTTTTAGCGGCTAGGCTATCCCGTTGCCACCGCTGTTGCAACCGCCGTAAAAACTGCTACGCCGCCTAATATTTGCTTGGCGGTGAGGCTTTCTAAGCCGGTGGCTTTTGCGTATAGCTGTGCTATTAGGGGCGAGAGAGAGACGACTATTGTTGTCAGCGAGAGGCCTGTCCTTTCCACAGAGAGGGCGAATAACGCCGAGCCTACTCCTAGGTCTAGCACAGAGGCCGCCGCGAAGGGGAGGGACTTTACCACTCTTATTCTCCGCGTTAAGAGGCCGTAAAGCCCCAGCGCGGCTGCGGCGGAGGTTGCCCTTAGGTAGGCTATGGCGACTGGGTGTACGCCTCCTAGAGAGGCGAGCTTTATGGCCGACATGCCCGCGCTCCACGTCAGGGCCGTCCCCGCCGCCGCCAGGAGGCCGGGCACGCTCAGCCTTGCCTCGCCGCCTTTTGTCAAAAGCGCGACCCCCACCACGATTAAGATTGAGGAGAGGAAGAGCATGTGGGACACAGACTCGCCTAGGAGTAGGGCAAAGTACTGGGCAATTATTATGTAGGTGTACGCCAGTGGGGCCGCTATAGACCCCCCGACCTTGGAAATGGCATAGAAATAGAGACTGTCGCCGACTACGAGAGTTATCAACCCGCTGAAAACTGCGGCTAGAATGCCCGGCGAGGGGGCTGTGAACAGGGCCGCTGGCCACATGGAGAGAGCCACGTAGGCCAGTCTGGAGAAGTTTACAGACACGGGGTCTAAATCCGCCATGTGTCGCTTGTACAGGAATATCACTAGCCCCCAGATGGTGGCCGCGGCTAGGGCCGAGAGAACCCCTAAGAGGTCCATTAGAGGGGTCTAACGGGCGTTGATGCGCCGCAGGCGAGGCAGTGTAAGACGAAGATGCGGCCCTCCCGCCTTAGCTCTGTGTCTATGGAGTTGCACACTGGACACACCACGTAGTACTTAATAAAGCGCTCGTAGACCGCCTCCACCACCTTAGGCGACTTTTCCCCATGGAGAGTAAAAACGTCGCCCTCCACCGTGCCGGGCACCGCCAGCTCCTTCTGGAAAAACTTGGCCATTAAGTAGACGTCTCTGTTTAGCCTCTTCGCAATGGCGCCGAAGTTCTGTATAATCGTCTTCCTGGGCATATTCACCACCTCTATCTTAGGTATCTCAGCTCGTCGTTGCGCCTTTGGTGAAACTAGCTTGTACGCCCTGTCTAAAAGTGCCAAATATTCGTCGTCCATCGGGGAAAAAGTGTGAGCCCTATTTAAATTTGCGGCCTAAACCAATAAGTTATGTAATTCTCGCCGGGCCTTCTCCCCACTACAAGCCTCATTTTCATCCCTGGCCTCAGCGTCTTGGGGTCTGCCTCAACCCACGCAGTTATGTTAAACCCGTCAGCCATTCTAACTATGCCCACAACGTAGTCCCCGTGATAGCTGAAGCTAGCTGGCTTTACATTTATCACAGTCCATGTCAACAACTCGCCCTCTGGAGTCACTTCGCGCCACTCCATGTCAGAGGATTTGCACTTGGGGCAGTCCGCCTGCGGCGGGAAGTATTTAGCGCCGCACCTCTTACACTGTGTGTAGAACAGCTTCCCCTCCGCCAGCCCCTCGACAAATTTGGCGATCTTGTTCACAGAGAGTGTAAACCTTAGACGCAACTCGCGGACGTCCACCCACAGCAACGCGCCTGTTTTTGGATCTTTGTACACGGGCAGTCCAGTGGCATTTATCAAAGCCTCCAGTTGCGCCAACGGCTCTTTATACAGCTTGTCAAGAGTCTTAGTCACAGCCGCGACGACGTTTTCCCCAATAGGTTTGCCGCCCTCCATGGCCTTACAGACTTAGTATTGTCACAAAGGCGTAGTGTCCCGTCCCCCCGATGTTGTGCGCCAGTGCCATGCCTTTTCTTATGGGCGCCTGCCTCCCTTTCTCGACCTCTTGCCTAAGCTGCTTCGTCAACTCGGCTATCATTGATACGCCAGTGGCGCCAATGGGGTGCCCCTTGGCCTTCAGCCCCCCGTCCAAATTCACCGGTATTAACCCGCCTATGTAGGTCTGCCCCTCTCTAATCAGCTTATATCCCTCCCCCCGCTTCGCAAACCCCAAATCCTCATACGCCATAATCTCTGCTATTGTAAAACAGTCGTGGACCTCGGCCACGTCGAGGTATTTTACAGGCTCCTGGGGGTCTATCCCAGCCTTCTTATAGGCCATCTGCGCGGCGATTTGCGCCGCCTCTAAGCCCACAAAGTCCACTCTTTTGCTCAAATTGGCCGTGCCATTGGCATAGCCGATGGCCTTTATCCACACAGGTGTGTCAGTGATTTTTCTCGCCACCTCCTCGCTGGCGAGTATCACCGCCGCCGAGCCGTCTGTAATTGGGCTACTGTCGTACAGCTTAAGCGGCCAAGCCACATAGCGGGAGTTTAGACACTCCTCGACTGTTATAGCCTTCTGAAACTGCGCCTTGGGGTTCAACGAGCCGTAGTAGTGGTTCTTTACGGCGACTTTGCACAAGTCCTCCTCTGTGGCGCCGTAGCGGTTCATATAGGCCGTGGCGTAGAGCGCATAATAGCCGGGGAAGGTTAGACCGAAGTTTTCAAACTCCCAGAAGTAGTTCCCCGCCCTCCCTATGAACTCTACGACGGTTGGAGTGGGGGACTCGTTCATTTTCTCAACGCCGATAGCCATCGCTATATCCACCTCGCCGCTTGCCACCATGTGATACGCAGTTCTCACGGCGGCGGAGCCCGTGGCACACGCCGCCTCGACTCTTATCCCACTCCTAGGCGCCAAGCCGCAGTACTCTCCCACCACAACCGCAGGCAGGGCCTCGGAGGACCAGCCGCCGACGTTCCCCACAACAAATGCTTCAACGTCCTCGGGACCCAGCCTCGCGTCGTCTAAAGCCTCTTTCACAGACTCCCAGGCAAGCTCTTGCAGAGAGACGTCTGTCCTATTGCCAAATTTACTAACTCCTACGCCAACGACTGCAACTTTTCTCATATGGAAAACTTTGGAAGAGGATAAAAAATTACTTTAGCTTGTTAGTGCAACTAGGTTACAAACTTGGCAATTTCGTCAGGTATTTGACCCTTCTCCTTTAGAATTCTAATGAGCTGGCGATATGCCACAAGCTTCTGGATATTGTTAGCTCCCTCATATATCTGGGTAATCTTCACATCTCTCAAGTACCTCTCCACGCCGGTTTCTACGATGACGCCAACGCCTCCGTGGAGGTTTATGGCCTCGGAAATAACCTCCTCGGCTACCGAGGTGGCATAGTACTTAGCGAGGGAGGCCACAAAGGTGAACTCCTTCCTATTCTCATCCGCGAGCTTAGCCGCCAAGTAGGTCAACAGCCTCGCCGTCATAATCTTCGTCATCATCTCCACAAGGCTGAACTGTATGGCTTGAAACGCCGCTATGGGAAGGCCGAAGGCTTGCCTCTGGTGAACATACTGGAACGCCTTTTCAAACACGCCCTGCATCATGCCGACTGCCTGTGCCGCGACGCCTATCCTCGTTCTATCAAAAGTCTCCATGGCATACAAGAAGCCCATGCCCTCCTCCCCAACCCTGTTCTCATCTGGCACCTCCACGTTCTCAAACACAAGCTCACAGACGTGGTTGCCGTGTAGACCCATCTTGTGGTAGCACTGCTCTATCTTAAAGCCGGGAGTGCCCTTCTCCACTATGAAGAAGGTGAGACCTAGGTACCGCAACTTTTTATCCGGCGGCGGGTATGTCCTGGCAAGCACAATGAAGTAGTCAGCCACATCTGAGCTACTGATAAACGCCTTTCTCCCATTTATAACCCACTTGTTGCCCACCTTTTCAGCCTTTGTCTGAATGCCAGCCACGTCGGAGCCGCAGCAGGGCTCTGTGACGGCAAAGGCGCCGAATTTCTCGCCTCGGGCAATAGGCGGGACGTACTTCTGTTTCTGCTCCTCTGTGCCAAAGAGCAGTATGGGGGTTAAAAACAGCTCGTTGGTGCCAAAGTAGACGCTGAGGCCGGGCAGAACGCGGCAGAACTCCTCCGACATGATAACCGCCATTCTGTGATCCCCGCCCTGGCCGCCGTACTTCTCGGGAATTCCAATGCCGAAGAACCCCTGCTCCGCAATCTTCTTCAACAGATCCCACGGAACCTCGTCTTTTTCCTCAATTTCCATGGCCTTGGGCGCCACTTCCCTCTCCACAAACTCCCTAACCGCCTTCCTAAACATCTCATGCTCAGGCGTCAACACCACCGAGAAGTCCTCCACTGAGTCGAATGGGAACACCATGACCGCCACCTAGCGCCTATTTTTAAGTGTTAACTTCGTCAAAACACACACCCCAATCGTTCCCTGAGCAAAAAAACCTTAATAAGTAGCTACACACTGTAAAATGTGACAAAGGAAGTATTTGAAAAATATATTGCAACGAGGATATGGGCTAAGAACTACGACGAGGGGGTCCCCCCCGAGGTTCAAATTAAGCCAGAGCCCCTCTTCTCCTACTTAGACAGACAAGCCGCAGAGAGGGGGAGCGCAACGGCGTATGTGTACTTCGGCAACAAGATAAGCTTCAAGACGGTGGGAGACCACAGCGATAGGGTGGCAGCGGCGCTCAAGGAGTGGGGGCTAGGCAAAGGTGACGTCGTTGCGCTATATTTGCCTAATACGCCTGCCTTTCCGATTATTTACTACGGCGCCTTGAAAATAGGCGCAGTGGTAAGCCCCATGAACCCCATGTATACCCCAAGAGAGGTGGCGTACCAAGCCAAAGACGCTGGGGCCAGAGTCATCTTCGTGGCCGACGTGTTGTACAAAAACGTGGAAGAGGCCGACAAGATGCACAAGTTCGACCGCGTGGTGGTAGTAGAAGTGGCCGAGTACATGCCGGCCTTTATCAAGCCGCTAGCAAAAAGGCGGCTAAAGCCCCCAAAAATCCCCTATGGGGGACGCATCGTGTCCTATAAGTCTCTGCTATCCCACAAAGCCACGTCGTACAGAGCGGCTGTGGACCCCAGGGAGGACTTAGCCGCGCTCATGTACACCGGCGGCACCACCGGCGTCCCCAAAGGCGCCGAAATAACCCACGGCAACATATCGTCCAATCTACAACAACTTAAGCCGCTCTACGAGGTTGTAAAGAGGAGAAGAGGAGAACAACAATTGGTTATGATGGGCGTACTGCCTTGGTACCACATATACGGCCAAGTCACAGTCATGCACTACGGCATATTTGACGGCGCCACAGTGGTAGTAGTACCAAGGCCGGACATAGAACAAATTATGAAGTTGATACAAAAGTACAAGGCACATGTGCTCCACGGCGTACCCACCCTATATAATATGATAATAAATCACCCAAAGGCGAGACAGTACAAACTGTCGAGCCTCGCCTTCTGCATATCTGGGGCCGCGCCTCTCCCCGTGGAGGTGGCTAAGAAGTTTGAACAGTTAACAGGCGCAGTGCTGAGGGAGGGGTACGGCCTTACTGAAACAGCGGTTGTTACACACGTCAATCCTCTATATGGCAAAGCCAAGGCGGGGTCCATTGGACTCCCCATACCTTCTACCTACGCCGCTGTGGCAGACCCCGACAAGCCCATCCTCCTGCCCCCAGGCCAAGTGGGAGAAATCGTCATATCGGGTCCCCAGGTGTTCAAGGGGTATCATAATAGGCCTGAGGAAAACGCCCAAGCCTTCTTTGAATGTTGCGGCTTGAGGTGGTTTAGGACAGGCGACATGGGGTACATGGACGAGGAGGGGTACTTCTACATTGTGGACAGGAAGAAGGACATGATTAAGTACAAGGGCTACTCTGTGTTCAGCAGAGAGATAGAGGAGGTGCTTTATCAACACCCATGTGTGAAAGAGGCGGCGGTAATAGGCGTGCCGCATCCAGAGGCAGGCGAGATACCAAAGGCGTTTATAGTCCTAAGAGAGGAGTGCAAGGGCAAGGTAACGCCTGAGGACATAATTAAGTGGACAGAGGACAAGCTCGCCCATTACAAGAGGCCGCGCGCCGTTGAGTTCAGAGACGAGTTGCCTAAATCCGCCGTGGGCAAAATCCTAAAAAGAGAGCTGAGGGCCGAGGAGCTACGCAAGCTACAGGAAAGCGCGGCAAAGGCTTAAATTACCGCCCTACCCCGCCGTTGTGAAAATTGGAAACCTAGACGTCAGTAGTATAGGCGTTGGGGCTTGGCAGGCGGGCGCCGCCGCTTGGCGCGTCGACCTCGCGGAGCTTCGGAAGGCCTACGAGTACGTCTTAGACAACGGCGTAAACTTCATCGACACGGCGGAGATCTACGGGATGGGGAAGAGCGAGGAGTTCGTGGGCGAGCTGGTGAGAAGCAGACCCCACGTGGTCGTGGCGACGAAAGTCGCCGGCTTTAACTGGGCAAAGGCGGTCAAAAGCGCCGAGAGAAGCCGTAGCAGGCTTGGGAGAATAGACTTGCTTCAGCTCCACTGGCCGCCGCCGGCCTACGTCCCCCTCTGTAAAGCCATTAGAGAGCTTGAAAAGGCGGCGAAGGCAGGCCTGACTCGCGAAATAGGCGTAAGCAACTTTGACGCCTCGCTCATGGAAAAGGCGCTGACCTGCACCAAGAGCTATCCCATTGTGTCAGACCAAGTCGTCTATAATCCATTGCAGAGGGCCGCGGAGCCCTTGATAGAGCTGGGGAGAAGGCGGGGGTTCGTTGTTATAGCGTGGAGCCCTCTCGCCAAGGGGGCGGCGGTGAAGGAGCAAGTGGGCGACGACCCGGCGAGGAGGCTGGACCCGGCGGTGAAGAGGGCCAAGACGCCCCAGGGCAGAGCCGTTGTGAAGGCTGTGAGAGAAATTGCAGAGAGGCGGGGCGTCTCGCCGGCTGCGGTGGTTTTGGCTTGGCATAAGGCTAAGGGCGTCATCCCCATCCCCGGGGTTAAGACCTTCGCCCAGGCTAGAGAGGTTGTGGAGGCGCTTGGCCTTGAGCTGTCTGAGGACGAGATGCGGCGGATAGACGAGGTCTCTCAGCCCTTCTTGGAGGGGGACATATGGCCGGGGGTTATGCGGGCGATACCTGGCTTTTTACAGAAGTTGGCATTCACAATTGCCAGAGTGTGAATTTGGCTATAGACGTATACATACTTTAAATACATCTCCAACTAGCTTCTATGCCAAAAGTTGCAGTAATAGGAGCTGGCACGATGGGCCATGGAATAGCTGAGCTGTTTGCAATTGCGGGCTACGAGGTTGCCCTCGTCGACGTGGCGGAGGACTACCTCAAAAGGGCTTTGCAGAACGTTGAGTGGTCTCTCAAGAAGCTTGCCGAGAAGGGGCAGATCAAGGAGGACCCCTCCGTGGTGCTGTCGAGGGTTAAACCAATAGTC contains:
- a CDS encoding DMT family transporter, with protein sequence MDLLGVLSALAAATIWGLVIFLYKRHMADLDPVSVNFSRLAYVALSMWPAALFTAPSPGILAAVFSGLITLVVGDSLYFYAISKVGGSIAAPLAYTYIIIAQYFALLLGESVSHMLFLSSILIVVGVALLTKGGEARLSVPGLLAAAGTALTWSAGMSAIKLASLGGVHPVAIAYLRATSAAAALGLYGLLTRRIRVVKSLPFAAASVLDLGVGSALFALSVERTGLSLTTIVVSLSPLIAQLYAKATGLESLTAKQILGGVAVFTAVATAVATG
- a CDS encoding translation initiation factor IF-2 subunit beta, giving the protein MDDEYLALLDRAYKLVSPKAQRRAEIPKIEVVNMPRKTIIQNFGAIAKRLNRDVYLMAKFFQKELAVPGTVEGDVFTLHGEKSPKVVEAVYERFIKYYVVCPVCNSIDTELRREGRIFVLHCLACGASTPVRPL
- a CDS encoding Zn-ribbon domain-containing OB-fold protein; the encoded protein is MEGGKPIGENVVAAVTKTLDKLYKEPLAQLEALINATGLPVYKDPKTGALLWVDVRELRLRFTLSVNKIAKFVEGLAEGKLFYTQCKRCGAKYFPPQADCPKCKSSDMEWREVTPEGELLTWTVINVKPASFSYHGDYVVGIVRMADGFNITAWVEADPKTLRPGMKMRLVVGRRPGENYITYWFRPQI
- a CDS encoding thiolase domain-containing protein codes for the protein MRKVAVVGVGVSKFGNRTDVSLQELAWESVKEALDDARLGPEDVEAFVVGNVGGWSSEALPAVVVGEYCGLAPRSGIRVEAACATGSAAVRTAYHMVASGEVDIAMAIGVEKMNESPTPTVVEFIGRAGNYFWEFENFGLTFPGYYALYATAYMNRYGATEEDLCKVAVKNHYYGSLNPKAQFQKAITVEECLNSRYVAWPLKLYDSSPITDGSAAVILASEEVARKITDTPVWIKAIGYANGTANLSKRVDFVGLEAAQIAAQMAYKKAGIDPQEPVKYLDVAEVHDCFTIAEIMAYEDLGFAKRGEGYKLIREGQTYIGGLIPVNLDGGLKAKGHPIGATGVSMIAELTKQLRQEVEKGRQAPIRKGMALAHNIGGTGHYAFVTILSL
- a CDS encoding acyl-CoA dehydrogenase family protein, encoding MVFPFDSVEDFSVVLTPEHEMFRKAVREFVEREVAPKAMEIEEKDEVPWDLLKKIAEQGFFGIGIPEKYGGQGGDHRMAVIMSEEFCRVLPGLSVYFGTNELFLTPILLFGTEEQKQKYVPPIARGEKFGAFAVTEPCCGSDVAGIQTKAEKVGNKWVINGRKAFISSSDVADYFIVLARTYPPPDKKLRYLGLTFFIVEKGTPGFKIEQCYHKMGLHGNHVCELVFENVEVPDENRVGEEGMGFLYAMETFDRTRIGVAAQAVGMMQGVFEKAFQYVHQRQAFGLPIAAFQAIQFSLVEMMTKIMTARLLTYLAAKLADENRKEFTFVASLAKYYATSVAEEVISEAINLHGGVGVIVETGVERYLRDVKITQIYEGANNIQKLVAYRQLIRILKEKGQIPDEIAKFVT
- a CDS encoding long-chain-fatty-acid--CoA ligase; the protein is MTKEVFEKYIATRIWAKNYDEGVPPEVQIKPEPLFSYLDRQAAERGSATAYVYFGNKISFKTVGDHSDRVAAALKEWGLGKGDVVALYLPNTPAFPIIYYGALKIGAVVSPMNPMYTPREVAYQAKDAGARVIFVADVLYKNVEEADKMHKFDRVVVVEVAEYMPAFIKPLAKRRLKPPKIPYGGRIVSYKSLLSHKATSYRAAVDPREDLAALMYTGGTTGVPKGAEITHGNISSNLQQLKPLYEVVKRRRGEQQLVMMGVLPWYHIYGQVTVMHYGIFDGATVVVVPRPDIEQIMKLIQKYKAHVLHGVPTLYNMIINHPKARQYKLSSLAFCISGAAPLPVEVAKKFEQLTGAVLREGYGLTETAVVTHVNPLYGKAKAGSIGLPIPSTYAAVADPDKPILLPPGQVGEIVISGPQVFKGYHNRPEENAQAFFECCGLRWFRTGDMGYMDEEGYFYIVDRKKDMIKYKGYSVFSREIEEVLYQHPCVKEAAVIGVPHPEAGEIPKAFIVLREECKGKVTPEDIIKWTEDKLAHYKRPRAVEFRDELPKSAVGKILKRELRAEELRKLQESAAKA
- a CDS encoding aldo/keto reductase → MKIGNLDVSSIGVGAWQAGAAAWRVDLAELRKAYEYVLDNGVNFIDTAEIYGMGKSEEFVGELVRSRPHVVVATKVAGFNWAKAVKSAERSRSRLGRIDLLQLHWPPPAYVPLCKAIRELEKAAKAGLTREIGVSNFDASLMEKALTCTKSYPIVSDQVVYNPLQRAAEPLIELGRRRGFVVIAWSPLAKGAAVKEQVGDDPARRLDPAVKRAKTPQGRAVVKAVREIAERRGVSPAAVVLAWHKAKGVIPIPGVKTFAQAREVVEALGLELSEDEMRRIDEVSQPFLEGDIWPGVMRAIPGFLQKLAFTIARV